In one window of Pseudomonas putida DNA:
- a CDS encoding OmpA family protein, whose amino-acid sequence MSSQKTLALALCLAMTGCASHSQDASKDGGLNWWPFGSDKVAEQDVKDAVTEKVVQADAKSESSSRWWWPFGSSDKQAEAPAVPKIDQKATQAWLDEYEPKLREAAKDSKLEIERRDNVLAVTLPVDGSYNPDRPNMLLPSSLGPITRVAKIVEGDPKTAVLVLGHADTSGVAVANQKLSLERAASVSAIFRLSGLQRDRLTLKGMGGVMPRAANDSVEGRALNRRVEMLLTPQNTMVALLAKYQQAAPAPVPAAMVATQDAKAPAKAADAKPAAKKTVAKAAAKPAAKKPVAKAAAKPAAKKPATKPAAKKAAPAADKKVAANSPAKTN is encoded by the coding sequence ATGTCTTCACAAAAAACCTTAGCACTTGCCCTGTGCCTGGCCATGACCGGCTGCGCCAGCCACTCCCAGGACGCTTCGAAGGACGGCGGCCTCAACTGGTGGCCCTTCGGTTCGGACAAGGTTGCCGAACAGGACGTGAAGGACGCGGTGACCGAGAAGGTCGTCCAGGCCGATGCCAAGTCTGAAAGCAGCAGCCGCTGGTGGTGGCCGTTCGGCTCGAGCGACAAGCAGGCCGAGGCGCCGGCAGTGCCCAAGATCGACCAGAAGGCCACCCAGGCCTGGCTGGACGAGTACGAACCGAAGCTGCGCGAGGCCGCCAAAGACAGCAAGCTTGAAATCGAACGTCGTGACAACGTGCTTGCGGTGACCCTGCCGGTCGACGGCTCCTACAACCCGGACCGCCCGAACATGCTGCTGCCGTCTTCTCTGGGCCCGATCACCCGTGTGGCCAAGATCGTCGAAGGCGACCCGAAGACTGCCGTGCTCGTACTTGGCCATGCCGATACCAGCGGTGTCGCCGTCGCCAACCAGAAGCTCAGCCTCGAGCGTGCCGCGTCGGTCTCGGCGATCTTCCGCTTGAGCGGCTTGCAGCGTGACCGCCTGACTCTCAAGGGCATGGGTGGCGTGATGCCACGCGCGGCCAATGACAGCGTCGAGGGTCGAGCCCTGAACCGCCGTGTGGAAATGCTGCTGACCCCGCAGAACACCATGGTCGCCTTGCTGGCCAAGTACCAGCAGGCAGCTCCGGCGCCGGTGCCTGCGGCGATGGTTGCCACCCAGGATGCCAAGGCACCCGCCAAGGCCGCTGATGCCAAGCCCGCCGCGAAGAAGACTGTCGCCAAGGCCGCAGCCAAGCCCGCCGCGAAAAAGCCTGTCGCCAAGGCTGCAGCCAAGCCGGCCGCGAAAAAGCCGGCAACCAAGCCCGCAGCCAAGAAAGCGGCGCCTGCTGCCGACAAGAAAGTCGCCGCCAACAGCCCTGCGAAGACCAATTGA
- the pdxH gene encoding pyridoxamine 5'-phosphate oxidase → MTQSLADMRRDYTRDGLAEAQAPGEPFALFHHWFGDAVKTEQPPVEANAMTLATVDGEGRPHCRVLLLKGLDERGFTFFTNYESAKGQQLLVNPFAAMTFFWPALERQVRIEGRVEKVSAKESDDYYQVRPLGSRLGAWASPQSRVIADRAALEGLVKATEARFSDTQPHCPDHWGGYRLLPERIEFWQGRSSRLHDRLNYRLIDGQWQRERLAP, encoded by the coding sequence ATGACTCAATCCCTGGCCGACATGCGGCGCGACTACACCCGTGATGGCCTGGCCGAGGCCCAGGCACCGGGTGAGCCGTTCGCGCTGTTTCACCATTGGTTCGGCGACGCGGTGAAGACTGAACAGCCGCCCGTCGAGGCCAATGCCATGACCCTTGCCACGGTTGACGGCGAAGGGCGTCCGCATTGTCGGGTGCTGCTGCTCAAGGGGCTCGATGAGCGCGGATTCACGTTCTTCACCAACTATGAAAGCGCCAAGGGCCAGCAATTGCTGGTCAATCCGTTCGCTGCGATGACGTTCTTCTGGCCGGCGCTCGAGCGCCAGGTGCGCATCGAAGGGCGAGTGGAAAAAGTCAGCGCAAAAGAGTCGGACGACTACTACCAGGTACGTCCTCTGGGCAGTCGGCTGGGGGCCTGGGCCTCGCCACAGAGCCGAGTGATCGCCGATCGCGCAGCGCTCGAAGGTTTGGTCAAGGCTACCGAGGCGCGGTTCTCCGACACTCAGCCGCATTGCCCGGACCATTGGGGTGGTTACCGCTTGCTACCTGAGCGGATCGAGTTCTGGCAGGGGCGCTCCAGCCGCTTGCACGATCGCCTCAATTACCGGCTGATCGATGGTCAGTGGCAGCGCGAGCGGTTGGCTCCGTGA